The Cyclopterus lumpus isolate fCycLum1 chromosome 6, fCycLum1.pri, whole genome shotgun sequence genome contains a region encoding:
- the meak7 gene encoding MTOR-associated protein MEAK7 isoform X1, which produces MEKREGGLCVFGCSCADSTGERWDCSSCTLSVNHTSLEFDSCLKKNGAMGNTESAVVQKRLARFRPEERPVVEGVFDRLLGGAGAPSGPPGRTLTLEMLQASMGSLAPDSMVRRIHRCMCGIDPEPAAPGKTSTSAASGVGREQLVIFLADSLRGTAEERAPLVMAMSRGGDEAAVAVTREQLAEFLQDLISAVVQILVHRERLQAWQPEKMGDSSLGVKLLAEQMCSELQPSDQGSYDVSCLEDWIFRVSQVSLYLEMLVAEGLNVSLSGRPAPTLLPPCRETPWKGLRCLLLDIPTLMFLAPQLPDSYSAPWRLVFSTQLHGESFTRMLGGLTKCGPTLLLIKDTTGHVFGGFASHAWELKPQFQGDSRCFLFSVFPRLRVYTATGYNQHFMYLNQHQQTMPNGLGMGGQHGYFGLWLDSDFGRGHSRARPKCTTYGSPHLSGEEDFTLDSVEVWAVGKPPEPEEGEEGAGKKSILDADPEVQAMLEMAGKTLHSQGLREPQEDQEQ; this is translated from the exons atggagaaaagagaaggag GGCTGTGTGTCTTCGGCTGCTCCTGTGCAGACTCTACCGGTGAAAGATGGGACTGCAGTTCCTGTACATTATCAG taaACCACACTTCCCTAGAGTTTGATTCATGCCTTAAGAAAAAT GGCGCCATGGGTAACACGGAGAGCGCGGTGGTGCAGAAGCGGCTGGCCCGCTTCCGCCCCGAGGAGCGGCCTGTGGTCGAGGGGGTCTTCGACAGGCTACTGGGCGGCGCCGGGGCCCCTTCAGGACCCCCCGGGAGAACCCTAACTCTTGAGATGCTGCAG GCCTCAATGGGCAGCCTGGCACCGGACTCCATGGTGAGGAGGATCCACCGGTGCATGTGTGGCATCGACCCTGAACCGGCAGCTCCTGGGAAAACCAGCACCTCTGCGGCCTCCGGAGTCGGTCGAGAGCAATTGGTCATCTTCCTAGCAGACTCCCTGCGGGGCACCGCAGAGGAGCGGGCCCCTCTCGTCATGGCCATGTCCCGGGGGGGAGACGAGGCCGCGGTGGCTGTCACGAGGGAGCAGCTGGCAGAG TTCCTCCAGGACCTGATTTCTGCTGTAGTTCAGATTCTGGTCCACAGAGAGCGCCTGCAGGCCTGGCAGCCAGAGAAAATGGGTGACAGCTCCCTGGGTGTCAAACTCCTGGCAGAGCAGATGTGTTCTGAACTCCAACCCTCAG atcAAGGAAGTTACGATGTTTCCTGTCTGGAGGACTGGATCTTCAGGGTCTCCCAGGTATCGTTGTACCTGGAGATGCTGGTAGCTGAGGGCCTCAATGTGTCCCTGAGCGGCCGGCCGGCCCCCACCCTGCTGCCCCCCTGCAGGGAGACGCCCTGGAAGGGTCTGAGGTGTCTGCTGCTGGACATTCCCACGCTCATGTTTCTGGCACCACAG TTGCCGGACAGCTACAGCGCCCCCTGGAGACTTGTGTTTTCCACGCAGCTACACGGGGAGAGCTTCACCCGGATGCTGGGCGGCCTGACGAAGTGTGGCCCCACGCTGCTGCTCATCAAGGACACAACGGGCCACGTTTTTGGGGGCTTCGCCTCCCACGCCTGGGAGCTCAAACCTCAGTTCCAGG gtgACTCCAGATGCTTCCTGTTCTCCGTGTTCCCCAGACTGAGAGTTTATACAGCAACAGGATACAACCAGCACTTCATGTACCTCAACCAGCACCAGCAGACGATGCCCAACGGACTG GGCATGGGCGGTCAGCACGGCTACTTCGGCCTGTGGCTGGACAGTGACTTTGGTCGCGGTCATAGCCGTGCACGGCCCAAGTGCACCACCTACGGCAGCCCTCATCTCTCTGGAGAAGAGGACTTCACCCTGGACTCAGTGGAGGTGTGGGCGGTCGGAAAACCCCCCGAACCAGAGGAG GGCGAGGAGGGGGCGGGCAAGAAGAGCATCCTGGATGCGGATCCAGAGGTCCAGGCCATGCTGGAGATGGCGGGGAAGACTCTACACAGTCAGGGCCTCAGGGAGCCACAGGAAGACCAGGAGCAGTGA
- the meak7 gene encoding MTOR-associated protein MEAK7 isoform X2, protein MGNTESAVVQKRLARFRPEERPVVEGVFDRLLGGAGAPSGPPGRTLTLEMLQASMGSLAPDSMVRRIHRCMCGIDPEPAAPGKTSTSAASGVGREQLVIFLADSLRGTAEERAPLVMAMSRGGDEAAVAVTREQLAEFLQDLISAVVQILVHRERLQAWQPEKMGDSSLGVKLLAEQMCSELQPSDQGSYDVSCLEDWIFRVSQVSLYLEMLVAEGLNVSLSGRPAPTLLPPCRETPWKGLRCLLLDIPTLMFLAPQLPDSYSAPWRLVFSTQLHGESFTRMLGGLTKCGPTLLLIKDTTGHVFGGFASHAWELKPQFQGDSRCFLFSVFPRLRVYTATGYNQHFMYLNQHQQTMPNGLGMGGQHGYFGLWLDSDFGRGHSRARPKCTTYGSPHLSGEEDFTLDSVEVWAVGKPPEPEEGEEGAGKKSILDADPEVQAMLEMAGKTLHSQGLREPQEDQEQ, encoded by the exons ATGGGTAACACGGAGAGCGCGGTGGTGCAGAAGCGGCTGGCCCGCTTCCGCCCCGAGGAGCGGCCTGTGGTCGAGGGGGTCTTCGACAGGCTACTGGGCGGCGCCGGGGCCCCTTCAGGACCCCCCGGGAGAACCCTAACTCTTGAGATGCTGCAG GCCTCAATGGGCAGCCTGGCACCGGACTCCATGGTGAGGAGGATCCACCGGTGCATGTGTGGCATCGACCCTGAACCGGCAGCTCCTGGGAAAACCAGCACCTCTGCGGCCTCCGGAGTCGGTCGAGAGCAATTGGTCATCTTCCTAGCAGACTCCCTGCGGGGCACCGCAGAGGAGCGGGCCCCTCTCGTCATGGCCATGTCCCGGGGGGGAGACGAGGCCGCGGTGGCTGTCACGAGGGAGCAGCTGGCAGAG TTCCTCCAGGACCTGATTTCTGCTGTAGTTCAGATTCTGGTCCACAGAGAGCGCCTGCAGGCCTGGCAGCCAGAGAAAATGGGTGACAGCTCCCTGGGTGTCAAACTCCTGGCAGAGCAGATGTGTTCTGAACTCCAACCCTCAG atcAAGGAAGTTACGATGTTTCCTGTCTGGAGGACTGGATCTTCAGGGTCTCCCAGGTATCGTTGTACCTGGAGATGCTGGTAGCTGAGGGCCTCAATGTGTCCCTGAGCGGCCGGCCGGCCCCCACCCTGCTGCCCCCCTGCAGGGAGACGCCCTGGAAGGGTCTGAGGTGTCTGCTGCTGGACATTCCCACGCTCATGTTTCTGGCACCACAG TTGCCGGACAGCTACAGCGCCCCCTGGAGACTTGTGTTTTCCACGCAGCTACACGGGGAGAGCTTCACCCGGATGCTGGGCGGCCTGACGAAGTGTGGCCCCACGCTGCTGCTCATCAAGGACACAACGGGCCACGTTTTTGGGGGCTTCGCCTCCCACGCCTGGGAGCTCAAACCTCAGTTCCAGG gtgACTCCAGATGCTTCCTGTTCTCCGTGTTCCCCAGACTGAGAGTTTATACAGCAACAGGATACAACCAGCACTTCATGTACCTCAACCAGCACCAGCAGACGATGCCCAACGGACTG GGCATGGGCGGTCAGCACGGCTACTTCGGCCTGTGGCTGGACAGTGACTTTGGTCGCGGTCATAGCCGTGCACGGCCCAAGTGCACCACCTACGGCAGCCCTCATCTCTCTGGAGAAGAGGACTTCACCCTGGACTCAGTGGAGGTGTGGGCGGTCGGAAAACCCCCCGAACCAGAGGAG GGCGAGGAGGGGGCGGGCAAGAAGAGCATCCTGGATGCGGATCCAGAGGTCCAGGCCATGCTGGAGATGGCGGGGAAGACTCTACACAGTCAGGGCCTCAGGGAGCCACAGGAAGACCAGGAGCAGTGA